One Tunturibacter gelidoferens genomic region harbors:
- a CDS encoding Ig-like domain repeat protein, translating into MGKQSIPHPLRAEPVPLRIALVLLLSLLSLSSLPAQTTSVSALTIPLVLPSAIVFDSVGNLYFAETGNYVIRKVDTVGNITTIAGTGTQGFSGDTGPATTATLDSPQGLALDTANDLYIADTHNHRIRKLNLTTGIITTIAGTTSGFSGDGAPALSSQLNLPTALATDASGNLYLADTGNHRIRRITSATGLITTIAGTGTQGYSGDGVLAISAAIDSPTGIAVDTSNNLYLADTHNHRIRKITSSTGIITTIAGTGLPGFSGDTTPATAATLALPHGLTADASGNLYLADTANHRIRRIDAVTGLITTVVGDGTQAFAGDNGPPTAASLDSPTATSLSPANNLTLSDTGNQRIRQVETQPASSSTITTIAGLGSTAPGALTLTAPSVIPYGTGQLTASLATSPATGSITFLETTSATTKTLGTAALVSNTATLPTTSLPAGAYTLTATYSGDHTHPSAQSPAFALTIAPQQLTAIITPISLTYGQPIPSISGTLTGVLPQDAAALTVTFTTASAGSPVGTYPITPVLTGSAAGNYTVAAPSASLTITPAHTLITLSDLVATGTTGSTVTLTVHVASSTTGTPLGSVTLLDGNSPLFTTPLSSSGDAVFLTTTLAQGAHTFIAVYDGSSNFTPSESAPQLITVGTAPPSPDFALSATGSTAQTILSGASASFTFAVQTQNNLSSPITLAATGLPNLATASFNPATLPPGATPNAFTMTIATPKTSATNGPSPRRLYQPFLAGVSLLCPIAGLALRRRKYTAATKLVLFIIASVTLSLATGCGDRIKTDPLLTTPAKSYTITVTGTATSPTGSSLQHSATVTLVLDPAS; encoded by the coding sequence ATGGGTAAGCAGAGCATCCCTCACCCTCTTCGCGCCGAACCCGTACCACTCAGGATCGCACTCGTTCTCCTGCTCTCCCTCCTGTCCCTTTCGAGCCTCCCAGCCCAGACCACCTCCGTCTCAGCGCTGACCATCCCCCTCGTCCTCCCTTCCGCCATCGTCTTCGATTCAGTCGGCAACCTCTACTTCGCCGAGACCGGAAACTACGTCATCCGCAAGGTCGACACGGTCGGCAACATCACGACCATCGCGGGCACCGGCACGCAAGGCTTCTCTGGCGATACGGGCCCCGCCACCACCGCAACCCTCGACTCTCCCCAAGGCCTCGCCCTCGACACCGCAAACGACCTCTACATAGCGGACACACACAACCACCGCATCCGCAAACTCAACCTCACCACCGGCATCATCACAACCATCGCCGGCACCACCTCTGGCTTCTCAGGAGACGGCGCCCCCGCACTCTCCTCCCAACTCAACCTCCCCACCGCTCTCGCGACCGACGCCTCCGGCAATCTCTACCTCGCCGACACCGGCAATCACCGCATCCGCAGGATCACCTCCGCCACCGGCCTCATCACCACCATCGCGGGCACTGGCACGCAAGGCTACTCCGGCGACGGCGTCCTCGCCATCTCAGCCGCCATCGACTCGCCCACAGGCATCGCCGTCGACACCTCCAACAACCTCTACCTCGCCGATACTCACAACCATCGCATCCGCAAGATCACCTCCAGCACCGGCATCATCACAACCATCGCCGGCACCGGACTGCCAGGCTTCTCCGGCGACACCACCCCCGCCACTGCCGCGACCCTCGCGCTCCCACACGGCCTCACCGCCGACGCCTCGGGCAACCTCTATCTCGCCGACACCGCGAACCACCGGATCCGTCGCATCGACGCCGTCACCGGCCTCATCACCACCGTCGTCGGCGACGGCACTCAGGCCTTCGCCGGCGACAACGGTCCCCCAACCGCCGCATCCCTGGACAGTCCCACCGCAACATCGCTCTCTCCCGCCAATAACCTCACCCTCTCCGACACCGGCAACCAGCGCATTCGTCAGGTCGAGACCCAACCCGCCTCAAGCAGCACCATCACCACCATCGCAGGCCTTGGTTCCACCGCCCCCGGAGCGCTCACCCTCACAGCTCCCTCCGTCATCCCCTACGGCACCGGCCAACTCACAGCCTCGCTCGCCACCAGCCCCGCCACCGGCAGCATCACCTTTCTCGAAACCACCAGCGCCACGACGAAGACCCTCGGTACCGCCGCTCTCGTCTCCAACACCGCAACTCTCCCAACCACAAGCTTGCCCGCCGGCGCCTACACTCTCACTGCAACCTACTCCGGCGACCATACCCATCCCTCCGCACAGAGCCCCGCATTCGCCCTCACCATCGCCCCGCAGCAACTCACCGCAATCATCACCCCCATCTCCCTCACCTACGGCCAACCGATCCCGAGCATCAGCGGCACTCTAACCGGAGTCCTTCCTCAAGACGCCGCAGCTCTCACCGTCACCTTCACCACCGCTTCCGCCGGATCGCCCGTCGGCACCTATCCCATCACGCCCGTTCTCACCGGCTCAGCAGCAGGGAACTACACCGTCGCCGCTCCCTCCGCATCCCTCACCATCACCCCCGCCCACACCCTCATCACGCTCAGCGACCTTGTAGCCACCGGCACCACCGGATCGACGGTCACCCTCACGGTGCACGTTGCCAGCAGCACCACCGGCACTCCACTCGGTTCGGTCACCCTGCTCGATGGCAACAGCCCCCTCTTCACCACGCCGCTCTCCTCTTCTGGAGACGCCGTCTTCCTCACCACCACCCTAGCCCAGGGCGCTCACACCTTTATCGCTGTCTATGACGGCAGCTCAAACTTCACCCCCAGCGAATCTGCACCCCAACTGATCACAGTAGGAACAGCTCCCCCATCTCCCGACTTCGCCCTCTCCGCCACCGGCAGCACCGCGCAAACCATCCTCTCCGGCGCCAGCGCCAGCTTTACCTTCGCCGTTCAGACCCAGAACAATCTATCCAGCCCCATCACACTCGCCGCCACCGGCCTGCCGAATCTCGCCACCGCCTCCTTCAACCCCGCCACCCTGCCTCCCGGCGCCACGCCCAACGCCTTCACCATGACGATCGCAACGCCGAAGACCTCCGCGACGAACGGCCCCTCACCCCGCCGCCTCTACCAACCATTCCTCGCAGGAGTATCTCTCCTCTGTCCCATCGCCGGCCTCGCCCTTCGCAGGCGCAAATACACCGCCGCCACAAAACTCGTCCTCTTCATCATCGCCAGCGTCACCCTGTCGCTCGCCACCGGCTGCGGAGACCGCATCAAAACCGACCCACTCCTGACCACTCCCGCCAAAAGCTACACCATCACGGTCACCGGCACAGCTACCTCCCCAACCGGGAGCTCCCTGCAACACTCCGCGACCGTAACCCTCGTTCTCGATCCCGCCAGCTAG